In Methylococcus geothermalis, one genomic interval encodes:
- a CDS encoding ExbD/TolR family protein, with protein MAMKTGGDNDEVMSEINVTPLVDVMLVLVIVFLVTAPLLTQSMNVNLPKTGAVAASDDNKSTPIGIDAQGRIVLDKTEIADLAQLEARLREAVQQNPDALYIVHADQAVSYAVVAKVLATAHKAGVNRLSLATVQE; from the coding sequence ATGGCCATGAAAACCGGGGGCGACAACGACGAAGTGATGAGCGAGATCAACGTCACCCCGCTGGTCGACGTCATGCTGGTGCTGGTGATCGTGTTCCTGGTGACGGCGCCGCTGCTGACCCAGAGCATGAACGTCAACCTGCCCAAGACCGGCGCGGTGGCCGCCTCGGACGACAACAAGTCGACCCCGATCGGCATCGACGCCCAGGGACGCATCGTGCTGGACAAGACCGAGATCGCCGATCTGGCGCAGCTGGAAGCCAGGCTCCGGGAAGCGGTGCAGCAGAATCCGGACGCCCTGTACATCGTCCATGCCGACCAGGCGGTGAGCTATGCCGTCGTCGCCAAGGTGCTGGCCACCGCCCACAAGGCCGGGGTCAACCGGCTGTCCCTGGCGACGGTTCAGGAATAA
- a CDS encoding MotA/TolQ/ExbB proton channel family protein, with amino-acid sequence MVTDTSTLIINVTLWVLISFSVLTWTVILLKGGQYWRHAVGNRRFEEKFWSAATLDEARLRMGEAGVCPLYRLATAGFQVFDSGNGDGVPSLKHRGDLVATLERKLKRQLERESRLSDIGLTVLASIGSTAPFVGLFGTVWGIMHALQDISKSGKASLEVVAGPIGEALIATAIGIAVAVPAVLAYNFLMRQSRRRQQALEIFAEDFLHLVSAETAHRPVGYAQGE; translated from the coding sequence ATGGTCACCGATACGTCCACCCTCATCATCAACGTCACCCTCTGGGTACTGATCTCGTTTTCCGTCCTCACCTGGACCGTCATCCTGCTGAAAGGGGGGCAATACTGGCGGCATGCGGTGGGCAACCGCCGGTTCGAGGAGAAATTCTGGAGTGCGGCCACGCTCGACGAGGCGCGGCTGAGGATGGGGGAGGCTGGTGTCTGTCCTTTGTACCGGCTGGCGACGGCGGGGTTCCAGGTGTTCGACAGCGGTAACGGGGACGGCGTCCCCAGCCTGAAGCACCGCGGCGATCTGGTGGCCACCCTGGAGCGCAAGCTCAAGCGGCAACTGGAGCGCGAATCGCGGCTGTCGGACATCGGGCTCACGGTCCTTGCCAGCATCGGGTCGACGGCGCCTTTCGTGGGCCTGTTCGGGACCGTCTGGGGCATCATGCATGCCTTGCAGGACATCAGCAAAAGCGGCAAGGCCAGCCTCGAGGTGGTGGCCGGTCCGATCGGCGAGGCGCTGATCGCCACCGCCATCGGCATCGCCGTCGCGGTGCCCGCCGTGCTGGCCTACAACTTTTTGATGCGGCAATCGCGGCGCCGGCAGCAGGCGCTGGAAATCTTCGCCGAAGACTTCCTGCACCTGGTCAGCGCCGAGACCGCCCACCGCCCCGTCGGCTACGCTCAGGGCGAGTGA
- a CDS encoding energy transducer TonB, producing MAAVPLAPTESLYRPGSVILLIVCLAHLGVWWSYRQLKLLEPEARPAQPIEVTLEMIAPASKPAEAIAQPAPTAPPKPVTPPKPKPVAKPKPVAKTLPKPLPVQPERTVGDSAAKAEPAAPPPETSSAARGEGVAGGSGTPIPASTPANFNANYLHNPLPDYPAFAKRQRWQGKVTMKVHVMPTGLPAEVELQASSGHDILDESAMETVRRWRFVPATKGGKAVASWVVVPLEFSLTH from the coding sequence ATGGCCGCAGTTCCCCTTGCTCCGACGGAGTCCCTGTATCGCCCCGGCAGCGTGATTCTGCTGATCGTGTGCTTGGCGCATCTCGGTGTCTGGTGGTCTTACCGGCAATTGAAGTTGCTGGAGCCGGAAGCGCGGCCGGCGCAGCCCATCGAGGTGACCTTGGAAATGATCGCGCCGGCGTCCAAGCCGGCCGAAGCCATCGCTCAGCCGGCGCCGACCGCGCCGCCGAAGCCGGTGACTCCGCCCAAGCCGAAACCCGTCGCCAAGCCCAAACCGGTGGCGAAGACCCTGCCCAAGCCGCTTCCGGTCCAGCCCGAGCGGACGGTGGGCGATAGCGCCGCCAAGGCCGAGCCTGCCGCGCCGCCTCCTGAAACCTCGTCCGCCGCACGCGGCGAAGGCGTGGCAGGCGGCAGCGGTACGCCCATACCCGCGTCGACCCCGGCGAACTTCAACGCCAATTATTTGCACAATCCGCTGCCCGACTACCCGGCATTCGCCAAGAGGCAGCGCTGGCAGGGGAAGGTGACGATGAAGGTTCACGTCATGCCCACGGGACTTCCGGCAGAGGTCGAGCTGCAAGCCAGCAGCGGCCACGACATCCTCGACGAGTCCGCGATGGAAACGGTCCGCCGCTGGCGCTTCGTCCCGGCGACCAAGGGCGGCAAGGCGGTGGCCAGCTGGGTCGTGGTACCGCTCGAATTCTCTCTGACTCATTGA
- a CDS encoding TonB-dependent receptor, with protein MELDKITVYGEADEVSPETEDLPEEQLEEKKAQTMDTASMFKDVPGVSLYTGGGVSSLPAIHGMADDRVKILVNGMNITSACSNHMNPALSYVAPASVGKASIMAGVTPVSQGGDSIGGTISVDPAAPGFAKAGQMAYTGKLGGMFRSNSDTFGNNFSGSISSDDFAFDYGGSWAKGNNYMAGNGGPTVLPTRYLSTNMNLRASTKLDNGFFSADVTGQYIPYQGFPNQRMDVAENTGLLGGFSYENGFDWGKLDARVYYHSTWHLMDTLQERNTAPMPMKADGSDLGYRVRAHLPVDDVHTVRVGSEYFQQGLQDWWPGQPVFQPQDFLSINNGQRNRLGTFAEWEANWNKEWLTQLGVRNDMVWMNTGRVQGYDNGAFYTFWATPFNAANRSRVDHNFDATATTAFTPDANSRYELGLSRKQRSPNLYERYAWAGPNSMITWFGDGNSYLGNLNLNPEAAYTATFTANWHDERQQIWSVSLTPYYTRVNDYIYGQKVAQYSNGFHGMQFVNLDHADMYGGDFSARYAFLPESPAGSFAAKVVAAYVRGVGNDGQRSMGCPYVGTSLAGLCNNNQQFWPVNGFLAPNSVNLYHMMPLNATVSLEHSIPAGSAVVDSAISVNLVDSKTAVAQSYAEPTTPGYVLLNLRTSYQREHLRLDVGADNLLNKLYYHPLGGVDIVQSSTANSVVRLPAIGRSVYISLNVEF; from the coding sequence GTGGAACTCGACAAGATCACCGTTTACGGTGAAGCGGACGAGGTTTCGCCCGAAACCGAAGATTTGCCGGAGGAGCAACTGGAGGAAAAGAAGGCGCAGACCATGGACACCGCCAGCATGTTCAAGGACGTGCCGGGGGTGAGCCTGTACACCGGCGGCGGCGTCTCCAGCCTGCCGGCGATCCATGGCATGGCGGACGACCGTGTCAAGATCCTGGTCAACGGCATGAACATCACTTCCGCCTGCAGCAATCACATGAATCCGGCGCTGTCCTACGTCGCGCCGGCTTCGGTCGGCAAGGCTTCGATCATGGCCGGCGTCACGCCGGTCAGCCAAGGCGGCGACTCCATCGGCGGGACCATCTCGGTCGATCCGGCGGCGCCGGGTTTCGCCAAGGCCGGGCAGATGGCCTACACCGGCAAGCTGGGCGGCATGTTCCGCAGCAACAGCGACACCTTCGGCAACAACTTCAGCGGCTCGATTTCCAGCGACGATTTCGCTTTCGACTACGGTGGTTCCTGGGCCAAGGGCAACAATTACATGGCGGGCAACGGTGGTCCGACGGTGCTGCCGACCCGGTACCTGAGCACCAACATGAACCTGCGGGCTTCGACCAAGCTCGACAACGGCTTCTTCTCGGCGGACGTCACCGGCCAGTACATCCCCTACCAGGGTTTCCCCAACCAGCGCATGGACGTCGCCGAGAACACAGGGCTGCTCGGCGGATTCAGCTACGAGAACGGGTTCGACTGGGGTAAGCTGGATGCGCGGGTCTACTACCACTCGACCTGGCATCTGATGGACACCCTGCAGGAGCGCAACACCGCTCCCATGCCGATGAAGGCCGACGGGTCCGATCTCGGCTACCGGGTGCGGGCGCATCTGCCGGTGGACGACGTCCATACGGTGCGGGTCGGCAGCGAATACTTCCAGCAGGGATTGCAGGACTGGTGGCCCGGCCAGCCGGTCTTTCAGCCGCAGGATTTCTTGAGCATCAACAACGGCCAGCGCAACCGCCTCGGCACTTTCGCCGAATGGGAGGCGAACTGGAACAAGGAATGGCTGACCCAGCTCGGCGTGCGTAACGACATGGTGTGGATGAACACCGGCCGGGTTCAGGGGTATGACAACGGTGCCTTTTATACTTTCTGGGCCACGCCCTTCAACGCCGCCAACCGCTCGCGGGTGGATCACAATTTCGACGCCACCGCCACGACCGCCTTCACCCCGGATGCCAACAGCCGCTACGAGCTGGGCCTCTCGCGCAAACAGCGCTCCCCCAACCTGTACGAGCGTTACGCCTGGGCCGGCCCCAACTCGATGATCACCTGGTTCGGCGACGGCAACTCCTACCTTGGGAATCTGAATCTCAATCCCGAGGCGGCCTACACGGCGACTTTCACCGCCAACTGGCACGACGAGCGGCAGCAGATCTGGAGCGTGAGCCTGACGCCTTATTACACGCGGGTGAACGACTACATCTACGGCCAGAAGGTCGCGCAGTATTCCAACGGCTTCCACGGCATGCAGTTCGTCAATCTCGACCACGCCGACATGTACGGCGGCGACTTCTCGGCCCGCTACGCCTTTCTGCCGGAATCGCCGGCCGGCAGCTTCGCGGCCAAGGTGGTCGCGGCCTACGTGCGCGGTGTGGGCAACGACGGCCAGCGCTCGATGGGCTGCCCCTACGTGGGGACCTCTCTGGCGGGCTTGTGCAATAACAATCAGCAGTTCTGGCCGGTCAACGGCTTTCTGGCGCCGAATTCGGTCAACCTCTACCACATGATGCCGCTGAATGCGACCGTGTCGCTGGAGCACAGCATCCCCGCCGGTTCGGCCGTGGTGGATAGCGCGATTTCGGTGAACCTGGTGGACAGCAAGACCGCGGTGGCCCAGAGCTATGCGGAACCGACCACGCCGGGCTACGTGCTGCTCAATCTTCGCACCAGCTACCAGCGCGAGCACCTGCGGCTGGACGTGGGCGCCGACAATCTGCTGAACAAGCTCTACTACCATCCGCTGGGGGGTGTGGACATCGTCCAAAGCAGCACCGCGAATTCCGTGGTCAGGCTTCCGGCGATAGGCCGGTCGGTGTACATCTCGCTGAACGTGGAGTTCTGA
- a CDS encoding peptidylprolyl isomerase — protein sequence MMRHTATLIAAICAGAVFLQGCNPADDASNSGSGTSPGTTRASARLDVKPADPLATVNGRPIPRSAIPQQHRPGPPGASDKMRDELVQRELLRQEAEKLNLLADPEVAEKVDNALRMAVSQAAAEYYVEHGKATDEEIRKEYEEKSAPLKKTEYKLRHIVLASEAAARDAIARLRKGEKFEELAKKLSTDTASKAQGGELGWQSQEKLAAPVSTALAGLKNGELAPAPVQTAAGWEVIQREDFREKQPPAFEQVKDQIARGLQVKRFQQHIETLKAAAKIEMPAPQPRAVPPSPASPAPSAPQQVKP from the coding sequence ATGATGCGACACACAGCGACCTTGATCGCGGCGATCTGCGCCGGTGCCGTTTTTCTCCAGGGTTGCAACCCTGCGGATGATGCCTCGAACAGCGGTTCCGGCACCTCGCCGGGAACCACCAGAGCCTCCGCGCGGCTCGATGTGAAACCGGCCGATCCGCTGGCGACGGTGAACGGCCGGCCGATTCCCCGCAGTGCGATTCCCCAGCAGCACCGGCCGGGGCCGCCGGGCGCCTCGGACAAGATGCGGGACGAGCTGGTGCAGCGCGAGTTGCTGCGGCAGGAGGCGGAGAAACTGAACCTGCTGGCCGATCCGGAGGTCGCCGAGAAAGTCGACAACGCGTTGCGCATGGCAGTCTCCCAGGCTGCCGCCGAATACTACGTCGAGCACGGGAAGGCCACCGACGAGGAGATCAGAAAGGAGTACGAGGAAAAGTCGGCGCCGTTGAAGAAAACCGAGTACAAGCTGCGCCACATCGTCCTTGCCAGCGAGGCGGCGGCCAGGGATGCCATCGCCAGGCTGCGGAAAGGCGAGAAGTTCGAGGAACTGGCCAAGAAACTTTCCACCGACACGGCCAGCAAGGCGCAGGGCGGGGAGCTGGGCTGGCAGAGCCAGGAAAAGCTGGCGGCTCCGGTGTCCACCGCCTTGGCCGGGTTGAAGAATGGCGAGCTGGCGCCCGCTCCGGTACAGACGGCGGCCGGCTGGGAGGTCATCCAGCGCGAGGATTTCCGGGAGAAGCAGCCCCCCGCGTTCGAGCAGGTGAAGGATCAGATCGCGCGGGGTTTGCAGGTGAAAAGGTTCCAGCAGCACATCGAGACGCTGAAGGCGGCCGCGAAGATCGAAATGCCGGCCCCGCAACCGAGGGCCGTTCCGCCGTCACCGGCCAGCCCGGCTCCCAGTGCGCCGCAGCAGGTAAAACCATAG
- a CDS encoding DsbE family thiol:disulfide interchange protein — translation MPRLFLLLPLLIFSILGFLFFQSMNLDPNTLPSPLLGKPLPAFELPSLRDPSGVIRDKDIKGPALLNFWASWCAACRDEHALLVDLARNSGIAIYGVDYVDQRETALGWLDRLGDPYAAVLFDERGSLGSAFRVMGAPETYAVDGDHIVRYRHVGALTWEVWTAMRAALAGPGSPAESR, via the coding sequence ATGCCCCGTCTCTTTCTCCTTCTTCCACTGCTGATCTTTTCCATTTTGGGATTCCTGTTTTTCCAGAGCATGAACCTCGATCCCAATACTCTCCCCTCGCCCCTCCTGGGCAAGCCTTTGCCGGCGTTCGAGTTGCCGTCCCTGCGCGACCCGTCCGGGGTGATCCGCGACAAGGACATCAAGGGACCTGCGCTGCTCAACTTCTGGGCGAGTTGGTGCGCCGCATGCCGCGATGAGCACGCGCTGCTGGTGGATCTCGCCCGCAATTCCGGCATCGCGATCTACGGCGTCGACTATGTGGATCAGCGGGAAACGGCGCTGGGCTGGCTGGACCGCCTCGGCGACCCCTACGCCGCGGTTCTGTTCGACGAGCGCGGCAGTCTCGGTTCGGCATTTCGAGTCATGGGTGCGCCCGAGACCTATGCGGTGGACGGCGACCACATCGTCAGGTACCGCCACGTCGGCGCGCTGACCTGGGAGGTATGGACCGCGATGCGAGCCGCGCTGGCTGGTCCGGGATCGCCAGCCGAAAGCCGTTAG
- a CDS encoding cytochrome c3 family protein, producing MAMNPAGALVLRFAAIAAGLIGPWPVAAGAVQNVSVSEPVVYGAGFEQPSAVAADGAGRVYVLDGAHHRIVALSPDGEILRVLGGADLLKLPMDFAVSEEELVVADTGHHRLVLFRPDGTVQKALDLPIEPMPEPSPKPDGSPQASPSPRLPPEPVAVSVQDGIAFWADRRSHRVCRTRLADGRGLGCFGGRGGEAGQFQYPFQIAQDRDGYFNVVDIVNARVQVFDKSGRVFSQVGRFGLDEGELFRPNGLAIDREQDALFVSDSYFGTISVFRKGEFLGLLRTPDGQPVKLDSPTGLHFRDGRLYVAETGASRVWRYRVSYPERAASARESGARTELSQKDCLLCHLSWASDAPPEVLGADAEGALPEASYRMCYSCHNGAVMDSRLSIHHGAQHPTVYESPKEKKRHAERQPRKDKLPDTFPVTKNKRLLCTSCHTPHTDAEKAQTLYAGHGNAWLRVPNRGGDLCERCHESKIKGARVDAPIPTGTAEGRKGHKGLNHPLGIRFMPPPHPEAKGYPTENELRKGLPERLAAGGAALGNEKELICQTCHQVHGGHGDGKTTVLETAKGELCAACHLRQFTRSKEEAHEKGVHPVNVKREPDESGARPVLWKGKPEITEVGCQTCHRVHDGSAQTPLLPEGVANAESLCKNCHERQHAEDEKDARKKGVHPVNVELDEPVRIGGREIKTVGCLTCHAVHGGKPHTAALVETDRDGELCSHCHKQKQTVVGTDHDLRITAKEKKNAQGKLPSESGVCGSCHTLHRGKGDRRFLFAARKVEPQPGPVMDETPFKRDGLCLNCHQKGGVGEKKVVHHFSHPQKDLVLRSDQKILPLLSAEEEPEDFGGIACITCHEPHVWDADKIPPPGKDGTIALSANRENLEGSNRDAFLRAKDADKVFCVDCHGLGTLVKYKYYHDAKRARGGGVDYLE from the coding sequence ATGGCGATGAATCCAGCGGGAGCACTCGTGCTGCGCTTTGCCGCGATCGCCGCCGGCTTGATCGGGCCGTGGCCGGTTGCCGCCGGCGCGGTCCAAAACGTGTCGGTGTCCGAGCCGGTCGTCTACGGCGCCGGCTTCGAGCAGCCTTCGGCCGTGGCCGCGGATGGCGCGGGCCGGGTCTACGTGCTCGATGGCGCCCATCACCGGATCGTGGCGCTGTCGCCAGACGGTGAAATCCTTCGAGTCCTGGGCGGCGCCGACCTGCTGAAGCTGCCGATGGATTTCGCCGTGTCCGAGGAAGAGCTGGTGGTCGCCGATACCGGCCATCACCGGCTGGTGCTGTTCCGCCCCGACGGCACGGTGCAGAAGGCGCTGGACCTGCCCATCGAACCCATGCCGGAGCCGTCCCCGAAGCCGGACGGATCACCGCAAGCCAGTCCATCGCCGAGGCTGCCGCCGGAGCCGGTGGCCGTCAGCGTGCAGGACGGCATCGCCTTCTGGGCCGACCGGCGCAGCCACCGCGTGTGCCGGACCCGGCTGGCCGACGGCCGGGGGCTCGGCTGCTTCGGCGGGCGCGGCGGGGAGGCGGGGCAGTTCCAGTACCCGTTCCAGATCGCGCAGGACCGCGACGGTTATTTCAACGTCGTGGATATCGTCAACGCCCGCGTCCAGGTGTTCGACAAGAGCGGGCGCGTGTTTTCCCAAGTCGGCCGGTTCGGTCTCGACGAGGGCGAGTTGTTCCGGCCCAACGGCCTCGCCATCGACCGGGAGCAGGACGCCCTTTTCGTCAGCGACAGCTATTTCGGCACCATCTCGGTGTTCCGCAAGGGCGAGTTCCTGGGACTGTTGCGGACGCCGGACGGCCAGCCGGTCAAGCTGGATTCGCCCACCGGCCTGCATTTTCGCGATGGCCGGCTTTACGTCGCCGAAACCGGCGCCAGCCGGGTGTGGCGTTACCGGGTGAGCTACCCCGAGCGTGCCGCCTCGGCCAGGGAAAGCGGCGCGCGCACCGAGCTGTCGCAAAAGGACTGCCTGCTCTGCCACTTGTCCTGGGCCAGCGATGCGCCGCCCGAGGTCCTCGGCGCCGACGCGGAAGGAGCGCTGCCGGAAGCTTCCTACCGCATGTGCTATAGCTGCCACAATGGCGCGGTCATGGATTCCCGTCTATCCATCCACCACGGCGCGCAGCACCCCACGGTCTACGAAAGCCCGAAGGAGAAGAAGCGCCATGCGGAACGTCAGCCGCGCAAGGACAAGCTGCCCGACACGTTCCCGGTCACCAAGAACAAACGGCTGCTCTGCACGTCCTGCCACACCCCGCACACCGACGCGGAAAAGGCACAGACCCTGTACGCCGGCCACGGCAATGCCTGGCTGCGCGTGCCGAACCGGGGCGGGGATCTGTGCGAGCGTTGCCACGAATCCAAGATCAAGGGCGCGCGCGTGGACGCGCCAATCCCTACGGGGACGGCCGAGGGGAGAAAAGGCCATAAAGGACTCAACCATCCCCTAGGGATACGCTTCATGCCGCCGCCGCATCCGGAGGCGAAGGGCTACCCCACCGAGAACGAATTGCGCAAAGGGCTCCCCGAGCGACTGGCCGCCGGAGGCGCCGCGCTCGGCAACGAAAAGGAGCTGATCTGCCAGACCTGCCATCAAGTCCACGGCGGCCACGGCGACGGAAAGACCACGGTGCTGGAAACCGCCAAGGGCGAACTGTGCGCCGCCTGCCACTTGCGGCAGTTCACCAGGAGCAAGGAGGAGGCCCACGAGAAGGGCGTACACCCCGTCAACGTCAAGCGCGAACCGGACGAATCCGGCGCAAGGCCCGTGTTGTGGAAAGGCAAGCCGGAAATCACCGAAGTCGGCTGTCAGACTTGCCACCGCGTCCACGACGGCAGCGCCCAGACCCCGCTGCTGCCGGAAGGCGTGGCGAACGCGGAAAGCCTGTGCAAGAACTGCCACGAGCGCCAGCACGCCGAGGACGAGAAGGACGCCAGGAAGAAGGGCGTGCATCCCGTCAACGTCGAGCTGGACGAGCCCGTCCGGATCGGCGGCAGGGAAATCAAGACGGTGGGCTGCCTCACCTGCCATGCCGTGCACGGCGGAAAACCCCATACCGCCGCGCTGGTGGAGACCGACCGCGACGGCGAGCTGTGCAGCCATTGCCACAAGCAGAAGCAGACCGTCGTGGGCACCGATCACGATCTGCGCATCACCGCCAAGGAGAAGAAGAACGCCCAAGGCAAGCTGCCGTCCGAATCCGGCGTCTGCGGAAGCTGCCATACCCTGCACCGCGGCAAGGGCGACCGCCGCTTCCTGTTCGCGGCGAGGAAGGTGGAGCCGCAGCCCGGCCCGGTGATGGACGAGACGCCATTCAAGCGGGACGGACTGTGCCTGAACTGCCATCAGAAGGGCGGGGTCGGCGAGAAGAAGGTGGTCCACCATTTCAGCCACCCCCAAAAGGATCTGGTGCTGCGCTCCGATCAGAAGATCCTGCCGCTGCTGAGTGCCGAGGAAGAGCCCGAGGACTTCGGCGGCATCGCCTGCATCACCTGCCATGAACCGCATGTCTGGGATGCCGACAAGATTCCGCCGCCGGGCAAGGACGGGACGATCGCACTGTCCGCCAACAGGGAAAACCTGGAGGGCAGCAACCGCGACGCGTTCCTCCGGGCGAAGGATGCCGACAAGGTGTTCTGCGTCGACTGCCACGGGCTCGGAACCCTGGTGAAGTACAAGTACTACCACGATGCCAAGCGCGCCCGTGGCGGGGGTGTGGATTATTTGGAATGA